A genome region from Arthrobacter sp. V1I9 includes the following:
- a CDS encoding helix-turn-helix transcriptional regulator, producing MAIVVRIDVQLAKRKMSVGEFAERVGITPANVAVLKNGRAKAVRFSTLDAMCRVLECQAGDLLEWVDDGDAGDLTGKP from the coding sequence ATGGCGATAGTGGTGCGCATCGATGTGCAGCTGGCCAAGCGCAAGATGAGCGTTGGAGAATTCGCCGAGCGGGTGGGGATTACCCCGGCCAACGTGGCGGTGCTGAAGAACGGCCGGGCCAAGGCCGTCCGCTTCAGCACCCTGGATGCCATGTGCCGTGTCTTGGAGTGCCAGGCGGGGGACCTGCTCGAATGGGTCGACGACGGCGATGCCGGCGACTTGACGGGCAAGCCGTGA
- a CDS encoding DUF808 domain-containing protein — MSGGLVALLDDVAALARIAAASVDDVAAGAAKAGAKAAGVVIDDAAVTPQYVSGADPSRELPMIKKIFWGSLRNKLLIILPALLLVSAFIPWAIPFILMAGGTYLCYEGAEKVWHKLRGHHTTEEDSPAVERGPAAESKVIKGAITTDFILSCEIMVISMNEVAAESLWARALILVVVAFVITIAVYGAVALIVKMDDVGLHLTTKDSAGAKRFGELLVKGMPAVLAAITFIGTIAMLWVGGHIMLQGTHDLGWHAPYDLVHVLEHPFAGIAVVGGFLAWLVNTLCSAVIGLAWGLVVMAVVHPLLKALPIGKRKDGHKEGDVRAAAAGDRPSSKG; from the coding sequence GTGAGCGGCGGTCTCGTCGCCCTGCTGGACGACGTCGCAGCCCTCGCCCGCATAGCTGCCGCCTCGGTGGACGACGTTGCTGCCGGGGCCGCCAAGGCCGGAGCCAAGGCTGCAGGCGTGGTGATCGACGACGCTGCCGTGACCCCGCAGTACGTGTCCGGGGCGGATCCGTCCCGCGAACTGCCGATGATCAAGAAGATCTTCTGGGGCTCGCTCCGGAATAAGCTGTTGATCATCCTGCCGGCGCTGCTGCTCGTCAGTGCCTTCATCCCGTGGGCCATCCCGTTCATCCTCATGGCGGGCGGCACCTACCTCTGCTACGAGGGTGCAGAAAAGGTCTGGCACAAGCTCCGCGGGCACCACACGACGGAAGAAGATTCGCCGGCGGTGGAGCGGGGTCCGGCGGCGGAGTCCAAGGTCATCAAGGGCGCCATCACCACCGACTTCATCCTGTCCTGCGAGATCATGGTCATCTCCATGAACGAAGTGGCCGCTGAGTCCCTGTGGGCCCGGGCGCTCATCCTGGTGGTCGTGGCGTTTGTGATCACCATCGCCGTTTACGGAGCGGTGGCGCTCATCGTCAAGATGGACGACGTCGGCCTGCACCTGACCACGAAAGACTCCGCCGGCGCCAAGCGCTTCGGCGAACTGCTCGTCAAGGGGATGCCCGCCGTTCTGGCCGCGATCACCTTTATCGGGACCATCGCCATGCTGTGGGTTGGCGGGCACATCATGCTGCAGGGTACACACGACCTCGGCTGGCACGCGCCGTATGACCTGGTCCATGTCCTCGAGCACCCCTTCGCCGGCATCGCGGTGGTGGGCGGCTTCCTCGCCTGGCTCGTGAACACCCTGTGCTCGGCGGTCATCGGGCTCGCCTGGGGCCTGGTAGTCATGGCTGTTGTGCACCCGCTGCTGAAAGCGCTGCCGATCGGCAAAAGGAAGGACGGGCACAAAGAGGGCGATGTCCGCGCCGCAGCCGCCGGCGACCGGCCATCCTCAAAGGGCTGA
- a CDS encoding STAS/SEC14 domain-containing protein — protein sequence MVERRQMETMLTNGGKGTLELRPDGVLHLRWSPKVSLGEADIRAAVAKVNDACRSKARPLLVEMSNLDTVSHEARSVFSEPSGASRIALLGSNAVDRVIATFRGPHSHPCPTRFFTSRTEAVDWLLEDSTPPP from the coding sequence GTGGTTGAGCGGCGCCAGATGGAGACCATGCTCACCAACGGTGGCAAGGGCACTCTGGAGCTCCGCCCGGATGGAGTCCTTCATCTGCGCTGGAGTCCTAAAGTCAGCCTGGGCGAAGCGGACATCAGGGCCGCCGTCGCGAAGGTAAATGACGCCTGCCGCAGCAAAGCCCGGCCCCTGCTGGTGGAGATGAGCAACCTGGATACCGTCAGCCACGAGGCGCGCTCCGTTTTCTCGGAACCCAGTGGGGCTTCGCGGATCGCCCTGCTCGGGTCCAATGCTGTGGACCGTGTCATTGCCACCTTCCGCGGCCCGCACAGCCATCCGTGCCCCACGCGCTTCTTTACAAGCAGGACCGAGGCTGTGGACTGGCTTCTCGAAGACTCCACTCCCCCGCCCTGA
- a CDS encoding serine/threonine-protein kinase, giving the protein MIEDTETGLAGTILRERYRVGEVLGHGGMGSVCRGTDLVLDREVALKIFRDDITGADELARQQAEARMLAQLNHHGLVTLFDTGTLLRGQREVPFLVMELVAGTDLRRHLAAGPLTGAEAARLGAELAEALQYIHHRGVVHRDVKPANILLTRYAAESPLRPKLADFGIARMLDGARVTATNMVPGTAAYLSPEQASGDKVGPPSDIYSLGLVLLEALTGTVAFPGPPLEAAVARLSRGPHLPDTLGPQWQSLLAAMTAKNPQDRPDAAGVAATLGTAVGWSLLADEETDTQTAPAASHPATRILDAGLVEMPNSGGPAAKQGARLPALPEGQATNATSWQPAPQMPSRSPASIQPAPARQRPWEKLGRLGNRRLRIMAAVAAVVIILLAVLLTTVQRPAPAPVVTPGPAIPGQLGEHFKELEESVTP; this is encoded by the coding sequence ATGATCGAAGACACGGAGACCGGCCTGGCCGGAACTATCCTGCGTGAGCGCTACAGGGTCGGAGAGGTGCTCGGCCACGGCGGCATGGGAAGCGTGTGCCGCGGAACGGACCTGGTCCTGGACCGGGAGGTGGCGCTGAAGATCTTCCGTGACGACATCACCGGCGCTGACGAACTGGCCAGGCAGCAGGCAGAGGCCCGCATGCTGGCGCAGCTGAACCACCACGGCCTGGTCACGCTCTTCGACACCGGCACATTGCTGCGCGGCCAGCGGGAAGTGCCTTTCCTGGTGATGGAGCTTGTTGCGGGAACCGATCTTCGCCGGCACCTTGCCGCGGGACCGCTGACCGGCGCTGAAGCGGCGCGGCTCGGAGCCGAACTGGCTGAGGCGCTGCAGTACATCCATCACCGCGGCGTGGTGCACCGCGACGTGAAGCCGGCCAACATCCTCCTCACCCGCTACGCGGCTGAATCACCGCTCCGGCCCAAACTTGCTGACTTCGGCATCGCGCGAATGCTCGACGGCGCCAGGGTCACCGCAACCAACATGGTCCCCGGGACAGCGGCCTACTTGAGCCCGGAGCAGGCCAGCGGAGATAAGGTAGGACCGCCGTCGGACATCTACTCCCTGGGCCTGGTGCTGCTCGAGGCCCTCACCGGGACGGTGGCATTCCCCGGGCCTCCGCTGGAGGCGGCCGTGGCCCGGCTCTCGCGCGGTCCCCACCTTCCGGACACGTTGGGTCCGCAGTGGCAGTCGCTGCTTGCCGCCATGACAGCCAAGAACCCGCAGGACCGGCCTGATGCGGCGGGCGTCGCAGCCACGTTGGGCACCGCCGTCGGCTGGTCCCTGCTTGCGGACGAAGAAACCGATACGCAGACTGCGCCGGCGGCATCCCACCCGGCCACCCGGATTCTGGACGCAGGCCTCGTGGAGATGCCCAACTCCGGCGGCCCGGCGGCAAAGCAGGGCGCCCGGCTCCCGGCCCTGCCGGAGGGCCAGGCAACCAACGCCACGTCCTGGCAGCCCGCGCCGCAGATGCCGTCACGCTCGCCGGCCTCCATACAGCCGGCACCGGCACGGCAGCGTCCGTGGGAGAAACTGGGCCGGCTCGGAAACCGCCGGCTGCGGATCATGGCTGCAGTGGCCGCCGTCGTGATTATCCTCCTGGCCGTGCTGTTGACCACGGTGCAGCGGCCGGCACCCGCCCCGGTGGTAACGCCCGGGCCGGCCATTCCCGGGCAGCTGGGCGAGCACTTCAAGGAACTGGAAGAAAGCGTCACGCCATGA
- a CDS encoding DUF2795 domain-containing protein: MAETPNPIQIQKFLGGVDYPASREALVSNAKDSGADSNVIQALEAIPDQEYDSPTAVSSAVSDSNS, from the coding sequence ATGGCCGAAACTCCGAACCCCATCCAAATTCAAAAGTTCCTCGGCGGGGTGGACTATCCCGCAAGCCGTGAAGCCTTGGTGTCCAACGCAAAGGACTCTGGTGCTGACAGCAACGTCATCCAGGCACTTGAAGCCATTCCGGACCAGGAGTATGACAGCCCAACCGCCGTCAGCTCAGCGGTTTCGGACAGTAACTCCTAG
- a CDS encoding STAS/SEC14 domain-containing protein: MKVEGLEGVTGTIELSGEILCLKWTPGAVVRESDATALMQGADALSAGRTLPLLVELTGMKWIDRRAQEAFASRWPLARAAIVGASPVDEAIAGFYIARHNPHHPTRFFTSKDAAMAWLMEDPALP; encoded by the coding sequence ATGAAAGTTGAAGGGCTTGAAGGAGTCACCGGAACCATCGAGCTTTCCGGGGAGATCCTGTGCTTGAAGTGGACTCCGGGTGCCGTGGTCAGGGAAAGCGACGCGACAGCACTGATGCAAGGCGCCGATGCCCTCAGTGCAGGGCGGACCCTCCCGCTGCTGGTCGAGTTGACCGGCATGAAGTGGATTGACCGGCGCGCCCAGGAGGCCTTCGCTTCCCGTTGGCCGCTGGCCCGGGCAGCGATTGTGGGCGCCTCGCCCGTAGACGAAGCCATAGCCGGCTTCTACATCGCACGGCACAATCCTCACCACCCGACGAGGTTCTTTACTTCCAAGGACGCGGCGATGGCCTGGCTGATGGAAGATCCGGCGCTCCCCTAG
- a CDS encoding BTAD domain-containing putative transcriptional regulator: protein MITLELANDTVRAGHAVDAPPQAPALQISVFGPLTIRRGDIELSANDLGGPKPRQVLEILLMNFGAPVSKARLMDLLWHGNPPVVALPTLESYVSVLRRSLQPGAGRTGPLRTVTGGYAIDRSLVDLDLDRFETLTRLAGQAGPREALTLLTEALDLASGPLLGDELLPAWAEEERATHAARLALARVAAAEAALAVGEVGMAISLGGAAVKEDALNERAWTALIVGLERNGENTEALRAFDRCRRILDEELGCAPGPALKKAQARLLMSTAATAAPAAVRHNLSVVTENTANAAIKQDTDRLQILIVDDHTTFSDLLAGALDREPDLHSVGVAKSVASAVTSFRELRPDVVILDLYLPDGSGLDAAERILSEAPKTRIVMLTGNPSQEALCEAARIGICGFLPKDGSLGIVLDTLRHAHVGNMIVNSSLVARWGATAA, encoded by the coding sequence GTGATTACTTTGGAACTGGCTAATGACACTGTCCGTGCAGGCCACGCTGTTGACGCACCGCCGCAGGCGCCGGCGCTTCAGATTTCGGTTTTCGGCCCGTTGACCATCCGCCGCGGCGACATCGAGCTGAGCGCCAACGACCTTGGCGGGCCCAAGCCCCGCCAGGTACTCGAAATTCTGCTGATGAATTTCGGCGCACCAGTGTCGAAGGCCCGGCTTATGGATTTGCTGTGGCATGGCAATCCCCCGGTGGTTGCACTGCCTACCCTCGAAAGCTATGTCAGTGTCCTGCGGCGCAGCCTTCAGCCCGGTGCCGGGCGGACAGGTCCCTTGCGGACGGTCACCGGCGGCTACGCGATAGACCGCTCGCTGGTGGACCTGGATCTGGACCGGTTCGAAACGCTCACCAGGCTGGCAGGCCAGGCTGGGCCCCGCGAGGCGCTGACCCTGCTGACCGAGGCACTGGACCTGGCGTCCGGGCCGCTGCTGGGTGACGAGCTGCTGCCGGCCTGGGCGGAGGAGGAGCGGGCTACCCATGCAGCGCGCCTGGCCCTCGCCCGCGTCGCGGCTGCTGAAGCCGCGCTCGCCGTTGGCGAAGTGGGCATGGCGATTTCCCTGGGCGGCGCGGCGGTAAAGGAAGATGCGCTCAATGAACGCGCTTGGACGGCCCTGATCGTTGGGCTTGAGCGGAACGGCGAGAACACGGAAGCCCTGCGGGCGTTCGACCGCTGCCGCAGGATCCTCGATGAGGAATTGGGCTGCGCCCCTGGTCCGGCCTTGAAAAAGGCGCAGGCCAGGCTCCTGATGAGCACAGCGGCCACAGCTGCACCCGCAGCCGTCCGTCACAACCTTTCCGTGGTCACGGAAAACACTGCCAATGCAGCCATCAAGCAGGACACCGATCGCCTGCAGATCCTGATCGTAGACGACCACACAACGTTTTCCGACCTGCTGGCCGGGGCACTGGACCGCGAGCCGGACCTGCACAGCGTAGGAGTGGCAAAGTCTGTGGCATCCGCAGTGACGTCGTTCCGCGAGCTGCGGCCCGACGTCGTGATTTTGGACCTCTATCTTCCGGACGGCTCCGGACTCGACGCTGCCGAGCGCATCCTCTCCGAAGCGCCGAAAACCCGGATTGTTATGCTGACCGGGAATCCGTCCCAGGAGGCGCTGTGTGAGGCCGCCCGCATCGGGATCTGCGGTTTCCTCCCGAAGGACGGCTCCCTCGGAATCGTGCTGGACACCCTGAGGCACGCCCACGTGGGCAACATGATCGTGAACTCGTCCCTGGTGGCGAGGTGGGGCGCCACCGCCGCGTGA
- a CDS encoding serine hydrolase: MNTFRGADHAGIRHLRLGWHTTRRARLLAALAVAVLGTTTFAPAPPPFTTALAAPAAPAARNETLPSPAARKETRPSQSATATAKAAVPVTPPAPTVPAPAVTAVPGLQTDAAKLEVEINGIIGANSAYQLGVALIDTADGAVYQYGVREKFVAASTGKILAAAAYYHFAETGQLSLAAPLGGGTAAFQIQLMIQQSNNESWALIVGAIGYQRIHDYAALIGIAYDRTFNTLSPAETARTLSLLYNGQLISGEHTTQLLSYMQHTNYETLIPAAVPPGITVFHKYGLLNGNLHDASILVRNGHAYVFVVYTLGAGMGDIPARAAVIHQLTRAVVSNLF; the protein is encoded by the coding sequence ATGAACACCTTCCGCGGTGCGGACCACGCCGGGATCCGGCACCTCAGGCTGGGCTGGCACACTACCCGGCGGGCGCGCCTCCTTGCCGCGCTGGCCGTCGCGGTCCTGGGAACAACCACTTTCGCACCAGCACCCCCGCCGTTCACCACCGCTTTGGCCGCCCCGGCCGCGCCGGCCGCCCGGAATGAAACACTTCCGTCGCCGGCCGCCCGGAAGGAAACACGTCCGTCTCAGAGCGCGACGGCGACGGCAAAGGCAGCCGTGCCAGTCACGCCGCCTGCGCCAACGGTTCCTGCGCCGGCGGTTACCGCCGTGCCGGGCCTCCAAACAGATGCTGCCAAACTCGAGGTCGAGATCAACGGCATTATCGGGGCCAACAGCGCGTACCAGCTGGGGGTGGCCCTGATCGACACCGCAGACGGCGCCGTTTACCAGTACGGGGTCCGGGAAAAATTTGTGGCCGCCAGCACGGGGAAGATACTGGCTGCGGCCGCGTACTACCACTTTGCCGAAACCGGCCAGCTATCCCTGGCCGCCCCGCTTGGCGGCGGGACCGCCGCGTTCCAGATCCAGCTAATGATCCAGCAAAGCAACAACGAGTCCTGGGCGCTGATCGTTGGAGCCATCGGATACCAGCGGATCCATGATTACGCAGCGCTAATCGGGATCGCCTACGACAGGACTTTCAACACCCTCTCCCCGGCAGAAACGGCCAGGACACTGAGCCTGCTCTACAACGGACAGCTGATCAGTGGGGAACACACCACCCAGTTGCTCTCCTACATGCAGCACACCAACTACGAAACGCTGATTCCCGCCGCTGTCCCGCCGGGCATCACTGTGTTCCATAAGTACGGGCTGCTGAACGGGAACCTGCACGACGCGAGCATCCTGGTCCGGAACGGCCACGCGTACGTTTTTGTGGTGTACACCCTGGGTGCGGGTATGGGGGACATACCCGCACGCGCTGCGGTCATCCATCAACTCACCCGCGCCGTGGTTTCCAACCTGTTCTAA
- a CDS encoding type IV toxin-antitoxin system AbiEi family antitoxin domain-containing protein — MPDLPPLLLSRDRILHGLTPNELAKRVRAGALVRIRHGVYTNGVAWRALKPWEQYRLRVQAAAETFEKPTVFARRSAASVWGIPTIGQHHPVEALTLKNDGGRSRAGVSRHFAAPAGLSLVRREGILVTDRIRTVLDLAAFIPFTEAVAPLDHVLRPDGARRLPAVTKAELEAGIGSIYGAAAGRRMRAAIAFADPASGSAGESLSRALIHLAGFEAPVLQHQISDAAGLVGYMDFYWKRSKVVGEFDGEEKYVKPEYLKGKTASQAVVMEKKRENRIRALGINVVRWDWADLMQAGTLERMLAAAGVPRRRTRSAVTDAQTPH, encoded by the coding sequence ATGCCAGACCTTCCGCCGCTCCTTTTATCCCGCGACCGCATCCTGCACGGGCTGACCCCGAATGAGCTCGCCAAGCGGGTGAGGGCCGGCGCCCTGGTCCGCATCCGGCACGGCGTCTACACAAACGGGGTGGCCTGGCGGGCACTGAAGCCCTGGGAGCAGTACCGGCTCCGCGTCCAGGCAGCCGCGGAAACGTTCGAGAAGCCCACAGTCTTCGCGCGGCGCTCGGCCGCAAGCGTGTGGGGTATACCAACGATTGGACAGCACCATCCAGTGGAGGCGCTCACTTTGAAGAACGACGGCGGCCGGTCACGTGCCGGAGTCAGCCGCCACTTCGCCGCGCCAGCGGGTCTTAGCCTGGTCCGGCGGGAGGGCATCCTTGTCACCGACCGCATCCGAACTGTCCTGGACCTTGCGGCGTTCATTCCCTTCACCGAAGCTGTAGCCCCGCTGGACCACGTGCTTCGGCCGGACGGGGCCCGGCGACTGCCTGCCGTCACTAAGGCTGAACTGGAGGCCGGCATCGGTTCGATCTATGGCGCTGCTGCCGGGCGGAGGATGCGGGCGGCCATAGCGTTTGCGGATCCCGCCTCCGGCTCGGCCGGGGAGTCCTTGAGCCGGGCCCTGATTCATCTGGCCGGCTTCGAAGCTCCGGTCCTCCAACACCAGATTTCCGACGCCGCCGGCTTGGTGGGCTACATGGACTTCTATTGGAAGCGGTCCAAAGTTGTTGGTGAATTTGATGGCGAGGAGAAGTACGTCAAGCCCGAGTACCTGAAGGGCAAGACAGCGTCGCAAGCCGTCGTGATGGAAAAGAAGCGCGAAAACCGAATCCGCGCCTTGGGAATCAACGTGGTGCGGTGGGATTGGGCGGACCTCATGCAGGCCGGGACGCTGGAACGCATGTTGGCTGCGGCGGGTGTGCCCCGCCGTCGTACGCGTTCTGCGGTCACCGACGCGCAAACGCCCCACTGA
- the paaA gene encoding 1,2-phenylacetyl-CoA epoxidase subunit PaaA: MAAQNLQSVPAEPTPREQDPQEQARLAAQEADGQANFDRVMAEDSRIEPKDWMPAPYRKTLLRQISQHAHSEIIGMQPEANWISRAPSLKRKAILMAKVQDEAGHGLYLYSAAETLGQSRDKMMEDLIAGKARYSSIFNYPALTWADMGAIGWLVDGAAICNQVPLCRASYGPYGRAMVRICKEESFHQRQGFEILLELSNGTPAQKQMAQDAVNRWYAPSLMMFGPPDDDSPNSKQSMAWNIKRFSNDELRSRFVGMMVEQVRVLGLTLPDDQIRYNEDTKKWEHGPLDWHEFQEVLAGRGPCNAQRLERRRAAHDDGAWVREAAAAYADKQRAKQQAKQSMKTKEYAA, encoded by the coding sequence ATGGCAGCGCAGAACTTGCAGTCAGTGCCGGCTGAGCCAACCCCGCGCGAGCAGGATCCGCAGGAGCAGGCCCGGCTCGCGGCCCAGGAAGCGGACGGCCAGGCCAACTTCGACCGCGTTATGGCCGAGGACTCGCGCATTGAGCCAAAAGACTGGATGCCGGCGCCCTACCGCAAGACCCTCCTGCGCCAGATCTCCCAGCACGCCCACTCCGAGATTATTGGCATGCAGCCGGAGGCCAACTGGATTTCCCGCGCCCCCAGCCTGAAGCGCAAGGCCATCCTCATGGCCAAGGTCCAGGACGAGGCCGGCCACGGTCTCTACCTCTATAGCGCCGCCGAAACCCTGGGCCAGAGCCGCGACAAGATGATGGAAGACCTCATCGCCGGCAAAGCACGGTACTCGAGCATCTTCAACTACCCGGCGCTCACCTGGGCGGACATGGGGGCCATCGGCTGGCTGGTGGACGGCGCCGCCATCTGCAACCAGGTCCCGCTGTGCCGTGCCTCCTACGGCCCCTACGGCCGCGCCATGGTGCGCATCTGCAAGGAAGAATCGTTCCACCAGCGCCAGGGCTTCGAGATCCTCCTCGAACTCTCCAACGGCACCCCCGCGCAGAAGCAGATGGCCCAGGACGCCGTAAACCGCTGGTACGCCCCGTCCCTGATGATGTTCGGCCCGCCGGACGACGATTCGCCCAACTCCAAGCAGTCCATGGCCTGGAACATCAAGCGCTTCAGCAACGACGAACTCCGCAGCCGCTTCGTGGGCATGATGGTGGAGCAGGTCCGGGTCCTGGGCCTCACCCTCCCCGATGACCAGATCCGCTACAACGAGGACACCAAAAAGTGGGAGCACGGCCCGCTGGACTGGCACGAGTTCCAGGAAGTCCTCGCCGGCCGCGGCCCCTGCAACGCCCAGCGCCTTGAGCGCCGGAGGGCAGCGCACGACGACGGCGCCTGGGTCCGCGAGGCAGCCGCAGCTTATGCGGACAAACAGCGAGCAAAACAGCAGGCCAAACAGTCAATGAAGACGAAGGAATACGCAGCATGA
- the paaB gene encoding 1,2-phenylacetyl-CoA epoxidase subunit PaaB has protein sequence MSPHGNPEVPASSAVDINSNAPKVSAGPDSTASASAPAPAAESKPAVEPAETQGRNAWGLWEVFVRSSRGLSHVHAGSLHAPDAAMALRNARDLYTRRNEGVSIWVVPADAIAASDPDSKGSFFESPQGKDYRHATYYTKSEGVKHL, from the coding sequence ATGAGCCCCCACGGCAACCCGGAAGTTCCCGCCAGCTCGGCCGTAGACATCAACAGCAACGCACCCAAGGTCTCGGCCGGCCCCGACAGCACAGCCTCCGCCTCAGCGCCGGCGCCGGCTGCCGAATCAAAGCCGGCAGTTGAACCTGCTGAAACGCAGGGCCGCAACGCCTGGGGCCTGTGGGAAGTATTCGTCCGGTCCAGCCGCGGCCTGTCCCACGTCCACGCCGGATCACTGCACGCACCGGATGCCGCGATGGCCCTGCGCAACGCCCGCGACCTCTACACCCGCCGCAACGAGGGCGTTTCCATTTGGGTTGTCCCGGCCGACGCCATCGCCGCCAGCGATCCTGACTCCAAGGGCTCGTTCTTCGAGTCGCCCCAGGGCAAGGACTACCGGCACGCCACGTACTACACCAAGAGCGAAGGGGTAAAGCACCTGTGA
- the paaC gene encoding 1,2-phenylacetyl-CoA epoxidase subunit PaaC: MSPEAPVTPETTTGHGDISTGVAAPTAGGDSNASATRITPGNALRPEDIALEVRTGVAKPTEDVAEYALRLGDDALILAQRLGHWISRAPELEEDVALGNIALDQLGHARSFLSYAGGAWDKSEDDLAYFRREHEFRSVQLFEQPNGDFAVTIARQFIVSYYQFELYRRLTESTDATIAAIAAKAVKEVDYHRDHSAQWILRLAGGTDESRRRMIHGLRLMWPYVNELFQDDDLTQRLAEAGAAVAPSSLREDFDRLTGEVLTEAELEVPDVPAAPGGGRHGRHSEHLGYLLAEMQVLAREHPGAGW; encoded by the coding sequence GTGAGCCCCGAAGCACCTGTGACCCCCGAGACCACAACAGGCCACGGCGACATCTCCACCGGCGTGGCAGCCCCAACAGCAGGCGGCGACTCCAACGCCAGCGCCACCCGAATCACCCCCGGCAACGCGCTGCGCCCGGAGGACATCGCGCTCGAGGTCCGCACGGGCGTCGCCAAACCAACAGAAGACGTTGCAGAGTACGCACTGAGGCTCGGCGACGACGCCCTGATCCTCGCTCAGCGCCTGGGCCACTGGATCTCCCGCGCCCCGGAACTGGAGGAGGACGTGGCCCTGGGCAACATCGCCCTGGACCAGCTGGGCCACGCCCGGAGTTTCCTCAGCTACGCCGGGGGAGCCTGGGACAAGTCCGAGGACGACCTCGCCTACTTCCGCCGCGAGCACGAGTTCCGCAGTGTCCAGCTGTTCGAGCAGCCCAACGGCGACTTCGCGGTGACCATCGCCCGCCAGTTCATCGTTAGCTACTACCAGTTCGAGCTGTACCGCAGGCTCACCGAATCAACGGACGCCACAATCGCAGCCATCGCCGCCAAGGCCGTGAAGGAAGTGGACTACCACCGGGACCACAGCGCCCAGTGGATTCTCCGCCTGGCCGGCGGCACGGACGAGTCGCGCCGCAGGATGATCCACGGACTGCGCCTGATGTGGCCGTACGTCAACGAACTGTTCCAGGACGATGACCTGACGCAGCGGCTCGCCGAGGCGGGTGCCGCCGTCGCGCCTTCCAGCCTGCGTGAGGACTTTGACCGGCTCACCGGCGAAGTCCTCACGGAAGCCGAGCTTGAGGTGCCGGACGTCCCGGCAGCCCCCGGCGGCGGCCGGCACGGCAGGCACTCGGAGCACCTAGGCTACCTCCTGGCCGAGATGCAGGTGCTGGCCCGCGAGCATCCCGGAGCGGGCTGGTGA
- the paaD gene encoding 1,2-phenylacetyl-CoA epoxidase subunit PaaD, with amino-acid sequence MTAVAIYVSDFETKRATPEQQAWDIAATVCDPEIPVLTIADLGILRNVQVTDNNVIVTITPTYSGCPAMDAIRDDLKAAFTKEGYTDVEVDLVLAPAWTTDWMTDAGKAKLQEYGIAPPSGMANAARHAGPIRLSMAVKCPQCASLHTKELTRFGSTSCKALYVCQDCKEPFDYFKVL; translated from the coding sequence GTGACTGCCGTGGCAATCTACGTGAGTGACTTCGAAACAAAGAGGGCGACGCCGGAGCAACAGGCGTGGGACATCGCCGCCACCGTGTGCGATCCCGAGATCCCCGTGCTCACCATCGCGGACCTGGGCATCCTCAGGAACGTGCAGGTGACGGACAACAACGTCATAGTCACCATCACTCCCACCTACTCGGGCTGCCCGGCCATGGACGCCATCCGCGACGACCTCAAAGCGGCGTTCACAAAAGAAGGCTACACAGACGTCGAGGTGGACCTGGTGCTCGCCCCGGCCTGGACCACGGACTGGATGACGGACGCCGGAAAGGCGAAGCTGCAGGAGTACGGCATCGCCCCGCCGTCGGGCATGGCAAATGCAGCACGGCACGCCGGCCCCATCAGGCTCAGCATGGCGGTCAAGTGCCCGCAGTGCGCCAGCCTGCACACCAAGGAACTCACCCGCTTCGGCTCCACCTCCTGCAAGGCGCTGTACGTGTGCCAGGACTGCAAGGAACCGTTCGACTACTTCAAAGTGCTGTAA